A stretch of the Geovibrio thiophilus genome encodes the following:
- a CDS encoding lipid A deacylase LpxR family protein: MLTLLPAAPQKAFAAGDGLNGTLSLVIENDIFYSDQYYTNGVRASWTTAADKKPDWALNAARLFPFFPDNSSVRTNYAIGQNMYTPKETDSKNPPSDDHPYAGWLYGSVGLIAENGRQLDQIELTLGIVGSVSLAEQTQKFVHKVRGIDIPQGWDTQLKNEPGIVLTYQRSWRSYVSKSFIGVPFDLTPHAGGALGNVFTYANTGITLRYGKGLPVDYGPPRIQPSLPGSGFFVSQKDFSWYLFAGVEGRYIARNIFLDGNSFTDSRSVDKEPFVGDLQMGVVVTKGNVRLGYTKVLRTREFKSQSSDRQDFGAFSLSMQF; this comes from the coding sequence ATGCTGACCCTGCTGCCGGCTGCGCCGCAGAAAGCCTTTGCTGCGGGCGATGGTCTTAACGGCACACTGAGCCTTGTCATTGAAAACGACATTTTTTACAGTGACCAGTATTACACTAACGGAGTGCGTGCCTCGTGGACTACCGCTGCGGACAAAAAACCTGACTGGGCGCTGAACGCCGCCCGTCTGTTCCCGTTTTTCCCTGATAATTCCTCTGTGCGGACTAACTACGCCATAGGTCAGAACATGTACACCCCGAAAGAAACCGATTCCAAGAATCCGCCTTCGGATGACCACCCCTATGCGGGCTGGCTGTACGGTTCTGTGGGTTTAATAGCCGAAAACGGTCGGCAGCTTGACCAGATCGAGCTTACTCTCGGAATAGTCGGTTCCGTGTCACTCGCCGAACAAACTCAGAAATTTGTTCATAAAGTCAGAGGTATTGACATACCCCAAGGCTGGGATACCCAGCTTAAAAACGAACCCGGAATTGTTCTCACTTACCAGCGAAGCTGGAGAAGCTATGTTTCAAAATCATTTATCGGAGTGCCCTTTGACCTCACACCTCACGCAGGCGGAGCGTTAGGCAATGTTTTCACATACGCAAATACGGGGATTACCCTGCGTTACGGAAAAGGGCTGCCTGTCGACTACGGACCTCCGAGAATCCAGCCAAGCCTCCCCGGTTCAGGATTCTTTGTTTCACAGAAGGATTTCAGCTGGTATCTTTTCGCAGGGGTAGAAGGCAGATACATCGCCCGCAATATATTCTTAGACGGCAACAGCTTTACCGACAGCCGGAGCGTGGACAAGGAGCCGTTTGTCGGCGATCTTCAGATGGGTGTGGTTGTGACAAAAGGCAACGTGCGTCTTGGATATACCAAAGTATTACGTACACGGGAATTCAAAAGCCAATCCTCCGACAGGCAGGACTTCGGCGCATTCAGCCTTTCCATGCAGTTTTGA